A genomic region of Tamandua tetradactyla isolate mTamTet1 chromosome 2, mTamTet1.pri, whole genome shotgun sequence contains the following coding sequences:
- the ZER1 gene encoding protein zer-1 homolog isoform X1 — MASDTPESLMALCTDFCLRNLDGTLGYLLDKETLRLHPDIFLPSEICDRLVNEYVELVNAACNFEPHESFFSLFSDPRSTRLTRIHLREDLVQDQDLEAIRKQDLVELYLTNCEKLSAKSLQTLRSFSHTLVSLSLFGCANIFYEEENPGGCEDECLVNPTCQVLVKDFTFEGFSRLRFLNLGRMIDGVPVESLLRPLNSLAALDLSGIQTSDAAFLTQWKDSLVSLVLYNMDLSDDHIRVIVQLHKLRHLDISRDRLSSYYKFKLTRKVLSLFVQKLGNLMSLDISGHMILENCSISKMDEEAGQTSIEPSKSSIMPFRALKRPLQFLGLFETSLCRLTHIPAYKVSGDKNEEQVLNAIEAYTEHRPEITSRAINLLFDIARIERCNQLLRALKLVITALKCHKYDKNIQVTGSAALFYLTNSEYRSEQSVKLRRQVIQVVLNGMESYQEVTVQRNCCLTLCNFSIPEELEFQYRRVNELLLSILNPTRQDESIQRIAVHLCNALVCQVDNDHKEAVGKMGFVVTMLKLIQKKLLDKICDQVMEFSWSALWNITDETPDNCEMFLNFNGMKLFLDCLKEFPEKQELHRNMLGLLGNVAEVKELRPQLMTSQFISVFSNLLESKADGIEVSYNACGVLSHIMFDGPEAWGICEPQREEVEERMWTAIQSWDINSRRNINYRSFEPILRLLPQGISPVSQHWATWALYNLVSVYPDKYCPLLIKEGGMPLLRDMIKMTTARQETKEMARKVIEHCSNFKEENMDTSR, encoded by the exons ATGGCGTCAGACACTCCTGAGTCCTTGATGGCCCTCTGTACCGACTTCTGCCTGCGCAACCTGGATGGCACCCTGGGCTATCTGCTGGACAAGGAGACCCTGCGGCTACATCCAGACATCTTCCTGCCCAGTGAAATCTGTGATCGACTTGTCAATGA gtaTGTGGAGCTAGTCAATGCCGCCTGCAACTTTGAGCCACATGAAAGCTTCTTCAGCCTCTTTTCAGACCCCCGCAGCACACGCCTCACCCGTATCCATCTCCGTGAGGACTTGGTGCAGGACCAGGACCTGGAAGCCATTCGCAAGCAG GACCTGGTGGAGCTGTACCTGACCAACTGTGAGAAGCTGTCCGCCAAGAGCCTGCAGACACTGAGGAGTTTTAGCCATACCCTGGTGTCACTGAGCCTCTTTGGCTGTGCAAACATTTTCTATGAGGAGGAAAACCCAGGGGGCTGCGAAGATGAGTGCCTCGTCAACCCCACATGCCAGGTGCTGGTCAAGGACTTCACCTTTGAAGGTTTTAGCCGCCTACGTTTCCTCAATTTGGGCCGCATGATTGATGGGGTCCCCGTGGAGTCCCTGCTGCGGCCCCTCAACTCGCTGGCCGCCTTGGACCTCTCAGGCATTCAGACAAGCGATGCGGCCTTCCTAACCCAGTGGAAAGATAGCCTAGTATCCCTTGTGCTCTACAACATGGACCTATCAGATGATCACATCCGTGTCATCGTTCAGCTGCACAAGCTGCG GCACCTGGACATCTCCCGAGACCGCCTCTCCAGCTACTACAAGTTCAAGCTGACTAGGAAGGTGCTGAGCCTCTTTGTGCAGAAGCTGGGGAACCTGATGTCCCTGGACATTTCTGGCCACATGATCCTAGAGAACTGCAGTATCTCCAAGATGGACGAGGAAGCAGGGCAGACCAG CATCGAGCCTTCTAAGAGCAGCATCATGCCTTTCCGGGCTCTGAAGAGGCCACTGCAGTTCCTCGGGCTCTTCGAGACCTCCTTATGCCGCCTCACACACATTCCAGCCTACAAA GTAAGCGGTGACAAAAATGAGGAGCAGGTTCTCAACGCCATTGAGGCCTACACAGAGCACCGCCCTGAGATCACCTCGCGGGCCATCAACCTGCTTTTTGACATTGCACGCATCGAGCGCTGCAACCAGCTTCTGCGGGCCCTGAAG CTGGTCATCACAGCCCTTAAGTGCCACAAGTATGACAAGAACATTCAAGTGACAGGCAGTGCCGCCCTCTTCTATCTGACCAATTCTGAGTACCGCTCAGAGCAGAGTGTCAAGCTACGCCGGCAGGTCATCCAGGTGGTGCTGAATGGCATGGAATCCTACCAGGAGGTGACG GTCCAGCGGAACTGCTGCTTGACCCTCTGCAACTTCAGTATCCCTGAGGAGCTGGAATTCCAGTATCGCCGGGTCAATGAGCTCCTACTCAGCATCCTCAACCCCACAAGGCAGGATGAGTCAATCCAGCGCATCGCCGTGCACCTCTGCAATGCCCTGGTATGCCAGGTGGACAATGACCACAAGGAGGCCGTGGGCAAGATGGGCTTTGTGGTG ACCATGCTGAAGCTGATTCAGAAGAAGCTGCTAGACAAAATA TGTGACCAGGTGATGGAGTTCTCCTGGAGCGCCCTGTGGAACATCACGGATGAGACGCCTGACAACTGCGAGATGTTCCTCAACTTCAATGGCATGAAGCTCTTCCTAGACTGCCTGAAG GAATTCCCAGAAAAGCAGGAATTGCATCGGAATATGCTGGGACTCTTAGGGAATGTAGCAGAGGTGAAGGAGCTGCGGCCCCAGCTCATGACCTCCCAATTCATCAGTGTCTTCAG CAATCTGCTGGAGAGCAAAGCAGATGGGATTGAAGTTTCCTACAATGCCTGCGGTGTCCTCTCCCACATCATGTTTGACGGGCCTGAGGCCTGGGGCATCTGTGAACCCCAGCGGGAGGAGGTAGAGGAGCGCATGTGGACAGCCATCCAAAGCTGGGACATCAACTCACGGAGAAACATCAATTACAG GTCCTTTGAGCCAATCCTCCGCCTCCTTCCCCAGGGCATCTCCCCTGTGAGCCAGCACTGGGCAACCTGGGCCCTGTACAACCTTGTGTCTGTCTACC CTGACAAGTACTGCCCTCTACTGATCAAAGAAGGTGGGATGCCCCTTCTGAGGGACATGATCAAAATGACGACTGCCCGGCAGGAGACCAAGGAAATGGCGCG CAAGGTGATTGAGCACTGCAGTAACTTTAAAGAGGAGAACATGGACACGTCCAGATAG
- the ZER1 gene encoding protein zer-1 homolog isoform X2: MASDTPESLMALCTDFCLRNLDGTLGYLLDKETLRLHPDIFLPSEICDRLVNEYVELVNAACNFEPHESFFSLFSDPRSTRLTRIHLREDLVQDQDLEAIRKQDLVELYLTNCEKLSAKSLQTLRSFSHTLVSLSLFGCANIFYEEENPGGCEDECLVNPTCQVLVKDFTFEGFSRLRFLNLGRMIDGVPVESLLRPLNSLAALDLSGIQTSDAAFLTQWKDSLVSLVLYNMDLSDDHIRVIVQLHKLRHLDISRDRLSSYYKFKLTRKVLSLFVQKLGNLMSLDISGHMILENCSISKMDEEAGQTSIEPSKSSIMPFRALKRPLQFLGLFETSLCRLTHIPAYKVSGDKNEEQVLNAIEAYTEHRPEITSRAINLLFDIARIERCNQLLRALKLVITALKCHKYDKNIQVTGSAALFYLTNSEYRSEQSVKLRRQVIQVVLNGMESYQEVQRNCCLTLCNFSIPEELEFQYRRVNELLLSILNPTRQDESIQRIAVHLCNALVCQVDNDHKEAVGKMGFVVTMLKLIQKKLLDKICDQVMEFSWSALWNITDETPDNCEMFLNFNGMKLFLDCLKEFPEKQELHRNMLGLLGNVAEVKELRPQLMTSQFISVFSNLLESKADGIEVSYNACGVLSHIMFDGPEAWGICEPQREEVEERMWTAIQSWDINSRRNINYRSFEPILRLLPQGISPVSQHWATWALYNLVSVYPDKYCPLLIKEGGMPLLRDMIKMTTARQETKEMARKVIEHCSNFKEENMDTSR, encoded by the exons ATGGCGTCAGACACTCCTGAGTCCTTGATGGCCCTCTGTACCGACTTCTGCCTGCGCAACCTGGATGGCACCCTGGGCTATCTGCTGGACAAGGAGACCCTGCGGCTACATCCAGACATCTTCCTGCCCAGTGAAATCTGTGATCGACTTGTCAATGA gtaTGTGGAGCTAGTCAATGCCGCCTGCAACTTTGAGCCACATGAAAGCTTCTTCAGCCTCTTTTCAGACCCCCGCAGCACACGCCTCACCCGTATCCATCTCCGTGAGGACTTGGTGCAGGACCAGGACCTGGAAGCCATTCGCAAGCAG GACCTGGTGGAGCTGTACCTGACCAACTGTGAGAAGCTGTCCGCCAAGAGCCTGCAGACACTGAGGAGTTTTAGCCATACCCTGGTGTCACTGAGCCTCTTTGGCTGTGCAAACATTTTCTATGAGGAGGAAAACCCAGGGGGCTGCGAAGATGAGTGCCTCGTCAACCCCACATGCCAGGTGCTGGTCAAGGACTTCACCTTTGAAGGTTTTAGCCGCCTACGTTTCCTCAATTTGGGCCGCATGATTGATGGGGTCCCCGTGGAGTCCCTGCTGCGGCCCCTCAACTCGCTGGCCGCCTTGGACCTCTCAGGCATTCAGACAAGCGATGCGGCCTTCCTAACCCAGTGGAAAGATAGCCTAGTATCCCTTGTGCTCTACAACATGGACCTATCAGATGATCACATCCGTGTCATCGTTCAGCTGCACAAGCTGCG GCACCTGGACATCTCCCGAGACCGCCTCTCCAGCTACTACAAGTTCAAGCTGACTAGGAAGGTGCTGAGCCTCTTTGTGCAGAAGCTGGGGAACCTGATGTCCCTGGACATTTCTGGCCACATGATCCTAGAGAACTGCAGTATCTCCAAGATGGACGAGGAAGCAGGGCAGACCAG CATCGAGCCTTCTAAGAGCAGCATCATGCCTTTCCGGGCTCTGAAGAGGCCACTGCAGTTCCTCGGGCTCTTCGAGACCTCCTTATGCCGCCTCACACACATTCCAGCCTACAAA GTAAGCGGTGACAAAAATGAGGAGCAGGTTCTCAACGCCATTGAGGCCTACACAGAGCACCGCCCTGAGATCACCTCGCGGGCCATCAACCTGCTTTTTGACATTGCACGCATCGAGCGCTGCAACCAGCTTCTGCGGGCCCTGAAG CTGGTCATCACAGCCCTTAAGTGCCACAAGTATGACAAGAACATTCAAGTGACAGGCAGTGCCGCCCTCTTCTATCTGACCAATTCTGAGTACCGCTCAGAGCAGAGTGTCAAGCTACGCCGGCAGGTCATCCAGGTGGTGCTGAATGGCATGGAATCCTACCAGGAG GTCCAGCGGAACTGCTGCTTGACCCTCTGCAACTTCAGTATCCCTGAGGAGCTGGAATTCCAGTATCGCCGGGTCAATGAGCTCCTACTCAGCATCCTCAACCCCACAAGGCAGGATGAGTCAATCCAGCGCATCGCCGTGCACCTCTGCAATGCCCTGGTATGCCAGGTGGACAATGACCACAAGGAGGCCGTGGGCAAGATGGGCTTTGTGGTG ACCATGCTGAAGCTGATTCAGAAGAAGCTGCTAGACAAAATA TGTGACCAGGTGATGGAGTTCTCCTGGAGCGCCCTGTGGAACATCACGGATGAGACGCCTGACAACTGCGAGATGTTCCTCAACTTCAATGGCATGAAGCTCTTCCTAGACTGCCTGAAG GAATTCCCAGAAAAGCAGGAATTGCATCGGAATATGCTGGGACTCTTAGGGAATGTAGCAGAGGTGAAGGAGCTGCGGCCCCAGCTCATGACCTCCCAATTCATCAGTGTCTTCAG CAATCTGCTGGAGAGCAAAGCAGATGGGATTGAAGTTTCCTACAATGCCTGCGGTGTCCTCTCCCACATCATGTTTGACGGGCCTGAGGCCTGGGGCATCTGTGAACCCCAGCGGGAGGAGGTAGAGGAGCGCATGTGGACAGCCATCCAAAGCTGGGACATCAACTCACGGAGAAACATCAATTACAG GTCCTTTGAGCCAATCCTCCGCCTCCTTCCCCAGGGCATCTCCCCTGTGAGCCAGCACTGGGCAACCTGGGCCCTGTACAACCTTGTGTCTGTCTACC CTGACAAGTACTGCCCTCTACTGATCAAAGAAGGTGGGATGCCCCTTCTGAGGGACATGATCAAAATGACGACTGCCCGGCAGGAGACCAAGGAAATGGCGCG CAAGGTGATTGAGCACTGCAGTAACTTTAAAGAGGAGAACATGGACACGTCCAGATAG